CAAGGTGGTGCTGTCCGAGGATCACGCCTTCCCCGTCATCGCCTACTCGATCGACTACGCGGTCGGATCCCGGGCCGAGCCCGCGGGGCGATCGGGGTTCGCGCATCTCTTCGAGCACATGATGTTCCAGGGGACCCCCAACGTCGGGAAGGGGGAGTACTTCAAGTACGTCGAGAGCAACGGCGGGATCTTCAACGGATCGACCCACGAGGACTACACGAACTACTACGCCGAGCTCCCCGCCCACCGGCTGGAGCTGGCGATCTGGCTCGAGGCCGACCGGATGCGCTCGCTCGCCATCAACGCCGAGAACCTGAAGAACCAGCAGGAGGCGGTGAAGGAGGAGAAGCGGCTCGGCATCGACAACCAGCCGTACGCCGACGCGCTCGCGAACCAGCTCACCGACGTCGCCTTCAAGAACTACGCGAACCGGCACTCGACGATCGGATCGTTCGACGACCTGAACGCGGCCTCGGTGAAAGACGTGCAGGACTTCTTCACCACGTACTACGCGCCAAACAACGCGACGCTGGTCCTCGTGGGCGACTTCGATCCCGCGGAGGCGAAGCGGCTCATCGTGCGGGAGTTCGGATCCATTCCGAGGCAGCCCTCCCCCATCGCCGTCGACTCGACCGAGCCCCCCGCCGGCGGCGAGGTGCGCAGGGCGGTCAAGGACGTCCAGGCGCCGACCCCCGGCGTGGTCATCGCGTGGCGGGGGCCGGCGCGGAGCACGACGGACTACTACGCCCTGGCGCTGCTTCAGGGGGTCCTCTTCGAAGGTAACGCTTCGCGGCTCTACCAGGATCTCGTCAAGGGGAAGGAAGTCGCGGTCTCCATCCAGGGGGACATGGGGATGCCCCTGGGCGACTACGTCGAGTACCGGAGCCCCGGCCTGTACGGCCTCTTCGTCATCTACAAGCCGTCGATCGACGCCAACGGCATCGTTTCGGAGGTCCAGTCCGAGATCGACCGGATCGCGAAGGAGGGGGTTCCGGCGGACGAGCTCGAGCGGGCGAAGGTGCAGTTCCGCTCGAAGGTCGTGAGGGGACTCACGTCCACCCTCGACCGCGCGACGCGGCTCGGCATCTACGCGGCGGTGGACGGCGACGCCTCGAGGATGACCACCGACATCCCCAGGTTCCTGGACGTCTCGTCCTCGGACATCCGTCAGGCGGCGGCGAGCTTCCTCGTCGCGTCGAACCGCGTGGTTATCGAGATCCAGCCGGCCCCGGCCGGCGCGACGCCGGCGGCCGCCGGCGTGAAGGAGGCGAAGTGATCATGCGCGTTCCCCCCGGGGCGATGACTTCGATCGCCGCGGCCCTTCTCGCGGCGATGCCTCTCTCCCTCGCGGCGACGCCCGCGCCGAAGGCCCCTGCACCGCTTTCCGGCTCGCCCCGACCGGTGAAGCTCCCGAAGATCCACGACACGATGCTGCCGAACGGCCTGCTCGTCCGCGTCGTCGAGGATCACCGGCTGCCGCTCGTGAACATGACCCTGGTCCTTCCGTTCGGGACCACATCGGATCCGGCCGGCCTCCCCGGCATCTGCCAGGTGACGGCGGACCTGCTCGAGGAGGGAACGACCTCGCGGACGAGCCGCCAGATCGCGGATGAGCTCGCCGCAATCGGAGGCTCCCTGACGGCGAGCGCGGGCCCCGACTCGGTCACCGTGTCCGGCTCCGTTCTCTCCGAGTTCGTCCCGCGGCTGGCCTCGCTCCTGGCGGACGAGATCCTCAACCCCTCGTTCCCGCAGGCCGAGGTCGCGCTCCGGAAGGCGAACATGAAGCAGGAACTCGCGCAGAACCGCGCGCAGCCCGCGTGGCTCGCCCGCCAGAGGTTCGCGGGCGCCGTGTACGGGAGCTCCCCCTACGCGAGAACCTCCCCCACCGACGCGTCGATTGACGCGATGGAAAGGGGGGCGATCGCCGAGTTCCACCGGAAGATGTTCGTGCCGGGAGCGGCGATCCTCGTCGTCGTCGGAGACGTCGAGGAGGCGGCGGCCCTCGCGGAGATCACCGCGAAGCTGGGGAGCTGGAAGGGAGGGTCCGTCGCCGCGCCTCGGTTCCCCGACCCTCCGGCCGCGTCCGCGAGGCGGATCCTCCTCGTCGACAGGCCCGGCTCGGTGCAATCCGACATCGTCGTCGGCACTCTCGGGATTCGCCGGACCGATCCTCTCTATTTCCCGGCTCTCATGCTCGACGGCGTCGTGGGGGCGGGGACCGCGTCCCGGCTCTTCCTCGTGCTCCGCGAGGAGAAGGGGTTCACCTACGACGCCCACAGCGAGTTCCGCACGCGCCTCCGGTCGGGAGACTGGTGCGCGGTCACCGAGGTGCGCACCGACGTCACGAAGCCCGCCCTGGCGGAGATCCTGAAGCAGCTGGACCGCGTGCGCAACGAGACCGTGGACCCCTCCGAGCTGACCGCTGCGAAGACGCTCGCCACGGGGATCTTCACGCTGCAGCTCGAGAGGCCCGCGGCCCTCTCCGGCCTCCTCGCCGAGCAGCGCTTCTTCGGGCTTCCGGCCGACGAGCTCGAGACGTACGTCGCGAAGATCGGCGCCGTTACGCCCGAGCAGGTGCGCGACGCCGCGAAGAGCCTCTGCGACACGTCCCGATCCGCCATCGTCGTCGTCGGGGACGGGGAGAAGGTCCGGGCCGAGCTCGAATCGTT
This sequence is a window from Acidobacteriota bacterium. Protein-coding genes within it:
- a CDS encoding insulinase family protein, with product MNRIRSLAVAALLLAAPVTVVLAAGSKSAVPSVPLTTFTLDNGLKVVLSEDHAFPVIAYSIDYAVGSRAEPAGRSGFAHLFEHMMFQGTPNVGKGEYFKYVESNGGIFNGSTHEDYTNYYAELPAHRLELAIWLEADRMRSLAINAENLKNQQEAVKEEKRLGIDNQPYADALANQLTDVAFKNYANRHSTIGSFDDLNAASVKDVQDFFTTYYAPNNATLVLVGDFDPAEAKRLIVREFGSIPRQPSPIAVDSTEPPAGGEVRRAVKDVQAPTPGVVIAWRGPARSTTDYYALALLQGVLFEGNASRLYQDLVKGKEVAVSIQGDMGMPLGDYVEYRSPGLYGLFVIYKPSIDANGIVSEVQSEIDRIAKEGVPADELERAKVQFRSKVVRGLTSTLDRATRLGIYAAVDGDASRMTTDIPRFLDVSSSDIRQAAASFLVASNRVVIEIQPAPAGATPAAAGVKEAK
- a CDS encoding insulinase family protein; the encoded protein is MRVPPGAMTSIAAALLAAMPLSLAATPAPKAPAPLSGSPRPVKLPKIHDTMLPNGLLVRVVEDHRLPLVNMTLVLPFGTTSDPAGLPGICQVTADLLEEGTTSRTSRQIADELAAIGGSLTASAGPDSVTVSGSVLSEFVPRLASLLADEILNPSFPQAEVALRKANMKQELAQNRAQPAWLARQRFAGAVYGSSPYARTSPTDASIDAMERGAIAEFHRKMFVPGAAILVVVGDVEEAAALAEITAKLGSWKGGSVAAPRFPDPPAASARRILLVDRPGSVQSDIVVGTLGIRRTDPLYFPALMLDGVVGAGTASRLFLVLREEKGFTYDAHSEFRTRLRSGDWCAVTEVRTDVTKPALAEILKQLDRVRNETVDPSELTAAKTLATGIFTLQLERPAALSGLLAEQRFFGLPADELETYVAKIGAVTPEQVRDAAKSLCDTSRSAIVVVGDGEKVRAELESFGPVAVFDAEGNPKAAAH